The genomic stretch GCGAGATAATCATTAACAACAGACTTTTCTCTTATGAATCCATCATATGTCCTATGGATAGTTACTTCATAAACAAAGTCTATGCAATCTTGTAAAGTGACCTGACTAAACGCTTCTGTCCATTCAGGAATAACTACTTGAGTAATTTTTTCATAAAGCCTTTGACCAAGTTCCGTCAGAATTTCTTTCGTAACCTTTATTGGTGTTTTATTCTTTGTGAAGGCTTTTTTAAAATAGAACGATTCCCATTCTTTAAGTGTTTTCGGCTGACATTCACGAATTAAAGCCATAACAGCGCCAACTTTTTTAGGTCTAGTCAGTTGATAAGTATGGCTCGCATAGTTTAATACCTTTTCTTTTTTGCCGAAGGCTTTGGCAACCTTCTTAATTTCAGATTTGGGCATTGGCTTCTCTCGAAATGGCTATAAATTTATGTTTATACTTAAAATCAGTTTCATTGGCCACCTGCACCAAGCCGTTTTTAATTAAATAAGCATTAATAAAAGTCTTATTTTTCAAATACAGGTAACACAATAAATTCCCTTCCTCATCATATTTAGTGCTGTCATATTTCATAAAGACCTTTTGCCCCCTTAGTTTTTCCGAAAGGAATCTTACGGCTTCTCCATTTATTTCTTTTTTTCCTTTTATGCCGATAAGCCTGACCCTCAGGCCGTTATTGAGTACCAGAAGCTCAGAATTAATTACATGTTTTACCGAATAGTAGGTTTCGCGGCTATAGTCTGAATGGTCTATTTTTGAGCCGAACATTAATTTCTTAGGGTCAATCTTTTTATCGAACTTAACAGGGTCTTTAAAAACATATGGAAGTTTGTTTATTTCTTCTTTGAAGTTCAGGTTAAGTTTTTCCTGTTTTATGATTTTAATATCGGAGGCTTTCAGCTTTGATTTTATTGCCGGCAGGAAGTCTTCATTAATCTCATAGCCCATAGAGTTTCTATCAAGATTCTCAGCCGCAAGGCAAGTTGTCCCGCTTCCAAGGAATGGATCAAGAACTGTATCACCGGCAAAGCTGAACATCTTAATCAGCCTTTTAGGGAGTTCTTCGGGGAATACTGCAAGATGCTTTTCCTGCCGTTTGCCCGGGAAATTCCAATGACCGGAAAAATACTCATTCCATTCCTCAATAGTCAGTTTTGATTTCTTTTTTACCTCTTTACTCACCTTAGGGGGGTCGCCAAGTTTTTTAAATACAAGTATGAATTCATAATCGAGCTTTAATATCCCATTCCGGGGATAAGGAAACGAACCCATTATGGTAGCCCCGCCCGTTGTGTTACAGGTTGTCACCTTTTGCCAGATAATTGCGCCCATATAATCAAAGCCTATAGTTTCGCAAAACTTAATTATTTCTTCTCGAATTGGTATAACCTTATACCTGCCGTAATATACCGAGCGGGCAAACTGGTCTCCGATATTGATGCACAGGCGGCAACCCTTATGTAAAACCCTACGGCATTCGTTCCAGACAAGGTTGAGATTGTTGATATATTCTTCATATGTATCGTTAAAGCCTATCTGGCTTCTATTCCCGTAGTCCTTTAACTGCCAGTATGGTGGAGAGGTAATAATAAGATGAACGGATTCATCTATTATTTCGTCCATCTCCCTGCTGTCACCTAAGATTATTTTTATATTCATCCCTTACGATTGCTTCCTATCTCCATGGCTCTATTATAACCTTAATAGACTCATCACCCTTTTCTACAAGCTGAAAGCCTTTTTGGGCTTCGCTTAAGGGAAGTCTGTGAGTTATCATCTCACGGACATTTACTTTCCCTTGATGTATTAGCTCAAGTGCAGTCATATGTTCGTTGTAGTTAGCGGCATAGGAGGATGTAAGTGTTATCTCCTTCCTCCAGAAAAGGTCATTTATTGGGATTGGATGCTTATACCCTTCCCCTGAGGGTGCAAAGAAAAGCACGGTTCCACCCCTGTCAACAGAGCTAAGTGCCTGCTCTATTGCATTAGGGGCTCCAGTTGTGAGTATGACTACATCTGCACCCCTTCCATTTAGCTTTCTAAATTCCAGTGGGATATCCTTCGATGCATGTATTGCCTCATCAGCACCGAGTCTTTTTGCGGCATTAAGTCTGAATTCCTTTACATCCGTTGAAACGACAAGAGATGCCCCCAGTGCCTTTGCAAGTTGGATGTGAAGAAGCCCTGAGATTCCAGAGCCTATTATAAGCACCCTTGAGCCCACAGAAACCTTTGCAAATCTCTGACCCCTGAGGACACATCCTAAGGGCTCTATGAATGTTGCCTCTTCATATGACATATCAGAAGGGAGTAGGTACACACCCCTGTCCACATTGATTTGGGGAAGCC from Nitrospirota bacterium encodes the following:
- a CDS encoding thermonuclease family protein, whose protein sequence is MDEIIDESVHLIITSPPYWQLKDYGNRSQIGFNDTYEEYINNLNLVWNECRRVLHKGCRLCINIGDQFARSVYYGRYKVIPIREEIIKFCETIGFDYMGAIIWQKVTTCNTTGGATIMGSFPYPRNGILKLDYEFILVFKKLGDPPKVSKEVKKKSKLTIEEWNEYFSGHWNFPGKRQEKHLAVFPEELPKRLIKMFSFAGDTVLDPFLGSGTTCLAAENLDRNSMGYEINEDFLPAIKSKLKASDIKIIKQEKLNLNFKEEINKLPYVFKDPVKFDKKIDPKKLMFGSKIDHSDYSRETYYSVKHVINSELLVLNNGLRVRLIGIKGKKEINGEAVRFLSEKLRGQKVFMKYDSTKYDEEGNLLCYLYLKNKTFINAYLIKNGLVQVANETDFKYKHKFIAISREANAQI
- a CDS encoding MjaI family restriction endonuclease, whose protein sequence is MPKSEIKKVAKAFGKKEKVLNYASHTYQLTRPKKVGAVMALIRECQPKTLKEWESFYFKKAFTKNKTPIKVTKEILTELGQRLYEKITQVVIPEWTEAFSQVTLQDCIDFVYEVTIHRTYDGFIREKSVVNDYLAKKFPAIRFEESDPELDHAGDIDYLGWVGDKAFGIQIKPITAQSNFGNYSVSERMKASFEEFTERFGGKVFIIFCEKEKIKNKEVVREIEAEVARLKLR
- a CDS encoding alcohol dehydrogenase catalytic domain-containing protein; translated protein: MYYSNNDIRLKEMPVPEAGRGEIVIRIHASGICGSDVLEWYRAGKTPLVLGHEIAGEIVEVGDGVTSYRKGQRVSASHHVPCNTCHYCLSDHHSVCETLRTTKFYPGGFSEYVRLPQINVDRGVYLLPSDMSYEEATFIEPLGCVLRGQRFAKVSVGSRVLIIGSGISGLLHIQLAKALGASLVVSTDVKEFRLNAAKRLGADEAIHASKDIPLEFRKLNGRGADVVILTTGAPNAIEQALSSVDRGGTVLFFAPSGEGYKHPIPINDLFWRKEITLTSSYAANYNEHMTALELIHQGKVNVREMITHRLPLSEAQKGFQLVEKGDESIKVIIEPWR